One window of Anaerolineales bacterium genomic DNA carries:
- a CDS encoding cyclase, which produces MTYVLVRFTVEDIDKWKSVFEEAASLRKSFGSTGVRAFSKSGSPNEVVILGNYSDKEKAMQMFQSQEFRERTQSAGVKGPPEVTFLEEVLNLPA; this is translated from the coding sequence ATGACCTACGTGCTTGTTCGATTTACCGTCGAGGATATTGATAAATGGAAATCCGTGTTCGAGGAAGCGGCTTCGCTTCGAAAGAGTTTCGGTTCGACGGGCGTCCGCGCATTCAGCAAATCGGGCAGTCCTAATGAAGTTGTGATCCTCGGCAATTATTCCGATAAAGAGAAAGCCATGCAGATGTTCCAGTCGCAGGAATTCCGCGAGAGAACACAGAGTGCGGGCGTTAAAGGTCCGCCCGAAGTGACTTTCCTCGAAGAGGTGTTAAATCTACCCGCCTGA
- a CDS encoding GxxExxY protein has protein sequence MEVNDITEKIIGCLYQVSNTLGCGFLEKVYENASGIAIAKAGLRVQQQFPIQVRYEGVIVGDYFADLLVEELVLVELKTVKTFDDVHTAQCLNYLRATGLPVCLLVNFYRPKLEIKRIVPHDSWKIQMPNHR, from the coding sequence ATGGAAGTAAATGACATCACCGAAAAGATTATCGGATGCCTTTATCAGGTGAGTAATACTCTCGGCTGTGGTTTTCTCGAAAAAGTTTATGAGAACGCAAGTGGAATTGCTATTGCGAAGGCTGGGCTGCGCGTGCAACAGCAGTTCCCCATTCAGGTTCGATATGAAGGCGTCATTGTCGGAGATTACTTCGCAGATTTACTGGTGGAGGAATTGGTATTGGTGGAGTTGAAAACCGTCAAAACCTTCGACGATGTTCATACTGCGCAATGCTTGAATTATTTGCGTGCCACAGGCTTACCCGTCTGTCTTCTTGTCAATTTTTACCGTCCAAAACTCGAAATTAAACGAATCGTTCCACATGACTCTTGGAAAATCCAAATGCCCAACCACAGATAA
- a CDS encoding aldehyde dehydrogenase family protein, with the protein MEYGPAPESSAAVDKWLEEHGRKFGLFINNEWVTPKGAKYYASFNPATGEQIAETAQAEKKDVDAAIAAARTAFDSWSKTPGVVRARYMYAIARNIQKHHRLLAVLESMDNGKPIRESRDVDVPLLARHFYYYAGWAQLMETELRDYQPVGVIGQIIPWNFPLMMLAWKIAPAIAMGNTVVLKPASYTRLSALLFAEVVAEAGLPPGVVNIITGSGKAGEMIVTHPDVDKIAFTGSTEIGRTLRHLTAGSGKKISLELGGKSPVVVFEDADLDAAVEGVVDAIWFNQGQVCCAGSRLIVQENVAPRFIQKLKARMGHMRVGDSLDKAIDMGAIVDKSQWDTVDYWVKMGEKEGGDVFQPDISLPTKGLFYKPTLITDLDPAASTVQEEIFGPVLVSLTFRTPEEAIALANNTRYGLGGSVWSDNINLALDAASKIKAGAMWVNCHNVFDAAGGFGGYRESGFGREGGREGLFEYVRPKWMDRPRPDFALDESKKWGEHVPTLPSKPTATRTNGHDLPRVDRTPKMYIGGKQVRPDGAYSTTILNAKGKIVGQVGDGNRKDIRDAVEAAHAVIVAKSGWAMRHGYNRSQILYFIAENLDARNAEFVKRIVEMTGRTQKSAQAEVDAAVERLFTYAAWADKYGGNIQETTLRGITVAVNEPVGVIGIACPDEMPLLGFVSLMAPAIARGNTVVMIPSQKYPLSATDFYQVLDTSDVPGGVVNIVTGDREALTKTLVQHEDVDAVWYFGSAEGSYWVEYESAANMKRTWVGYGLPRDWMDREQGEGHEFLHEATQVKNIWVPTGE; encoded by the coding sequence ATGGAATACGGACCCGCCCCTGAATCTTCCGCCGCGGTGGATAAATGGCTGGAGGAACATGGACGGAAGTTTGGTCTGTTCATTAACAACGAATGGGTGACGCCTAAAGGCGCTAAATATTACGCGTCGTTCAACCCTGCCACCGGCGAGCAGATCGCAGAGACCGCGCAAGCCGAAAAGAAGGATGTCGATGCCGCCATTGCCGCGGCACGGACGGCTTTCGACTCGTGGAGTAAAACTCCTGGTGTCGTTCGCGCGCGATACATGTACGCCATTGCGCGCAACATCCAAAAACATCATCGTCTCCTTGCTGTGTTGGAATCAATGGACAACGGCAAGCCGATCCGCGAGTCGCGAGATGTGGATGTGCCGCTGTTGGCGCGTCACTTTTACTATTACGCGGGCTGGGCTCAACTCATGGAAACCGAACTGCGCGACTATCAGCCCGTTGGCGTGATCGGGCAGATCATCCCGTGGAACTTCCCGTTGATGATGCTGGCGTGGAAGATCGCTCCCGCCATTGCGATGGGAAATACTGTTGTATTAAAGCCTGCGTCATACACACGTTTGAGCGCCTTGCTTTTCGCCGAAGTCGTTGCTGAAGCGGGACTTCCGCCGGGCGTGGTTAACATCATCACGGGCAGCGGCAAAGCGGGCGAGATGATCGTCACGCACCCCGACGTGGACAAGATCGCCTTCACAGGCTCCACCGAGATCGGGCGCACGCTGCGCCATCTCACCGCGGGATCGGGTAAAAAGATTTCGCTGGAGTTGGGAGGCAAGAGTCCCGTTGTCGTGTTCGAAGATGCCGACTTGGACGCGGCCGTTGAAGGTGTGGTCGATGCGATCTGGTTCAACCAGGGTCAGGTCTGCTGTGCAGGCTCAAGGCTCATCGTCCAGGAAAATGTTGCGCCGCGTTTCATCCAAAAGCTCAAAGCGCGCATGGGTCATATGCGCGTCGGCGACTCGCTCGATAAAGCCATCGACATGGGCGCGATTGTTGATAAATCGCAATGGGATACGGTGGATTACTGGGTGAAGATGGGTGAGAAGGAAGGCGGGGACGTTTTCCAACCCGATATTTCTTTGCCCACGAAAGGACTCTTCTACAAACCCACGCTCATCACGGACCTCGACCCTGCCGCGTCGACGGTGCAGGAGGAGATCTTTGGTCCCGTGCTTGTTTCCTTAACATTTAGAACGCCCGAAGAGGCGATCGCGCTTGCGAACAACACGCGCTACGGACTCGGCGGGAGCGTGTGGAGCGATAACATCAATCTCGCGCTTGACGCGGCCAGCAAGATCAAGGCAGGTGCGATGTGGGTTAACTGTCACAACGTCTTCGATGCGGCGGGTGGATTCGGCGGCTATCGCGAATCAGGTTTCGGTCGCGAGGGCGGACGCGAAGGTTTGTTCGAATATGTCAGACCGAAGTGGATGGATCGTCCGCGCCCGGACTTTGCGCTGGATGAATCGAAGAAATGGGGCGAGCACGTGCCCACGCTTCCTTCCAAGCCGACAGCGACTCGTACAAATGGACATGACCTTCCCCGGGTCGACCGCACCCCGAAAATGTACATCGGCGGGAAACAAGTCCGCCCGGACGGTGCGTACAGCACGACCATCCTCAATGCAAAAGGGAAGATCGTCGGTCAGGTTGGTGACGGAAACCGCAAGGACATCCGCGATGCGGTCGAAGCCGCGCACGCGGTCATCGTTGCGAAATCTGGTTGGGCGATGCGGCACGGATACAACCGTTCGCAGATCCTGTATTTCATCGCGGAAAATCTTGACGCGCGCAATGCCGAGTTCGTCAAACGCATTGTGGAGATGACAGGACGCACGCAAAAGTCCGCGCAAGCCGAAGTGGACGCGGCGGTGGAGCGTCTGTTCACCTACGCAGCCTGGGCGGATAAATACGGCGGCAACATCCAAGAGACCACCCTGCGCGGAATCACGGTGGCGGTCAACGAACCTGTCGGCGTGATCGGAATCGCCTGCCCCGACGAAATGCCGTTGCTTGGATTTGTCTCCCTGATGGCGCCTGCGATTGCAAGAGGCAATACTGTGGTGATGATACCGAGTCAAAAATATCCGCTATCTGCCACGGACTTTTATCAGGTGCTGGATACGTCCGATGTGCCTGGCGGTGTGGTCAACATCGTCACAGGCGACCGCGAAGCCCTGACCAAGACTCTCGTCCAGCACGAAGATGTGGACGCGGTCTGGTACTTCGGCTCGGCGGAAGGCAGTTACTGGGTGGAGTACGAGTCCGCCGCCAACATGAAACGCACGTGGGTCGGCTACGGCCTGCCGCGCGATTGGATGGACCGCGAGCAGGGCGAAGGGCATGAGTTCCTGCACGAGGCGACGCAGGTGAAGAATATCTGGGTGCCGACGGGGGAGTGA
- the deoC gene encoding deoxyribose-phosphate aldolase, with the protein MTSNHNRNPGVPLDLDWVMGAHVNKSAVERRIETLQKRRTVKKEWQAAWLLRAVTCIDLTTLAGDDTPGRVHRLCAKARQPIRPDMLERLGLDGERVTVGAVCVYPNRVRDAVEALQGSDIPVASVATGFPAGQTPLPQRIQEIEQAVEAGAREIDVVIARNHVLTGDWRSLYDELKQFREACGDAHMKTILATGDLGTLKQVYQASLVAMMAGSDFIKTSTGKESVNATLEVSLVMTRAIREYLDRFGYKIGFKPAGGISSAKQAMAWQSLMKEELGDEWLMPNLFRLGASSLLTDLERQLYHFITGHYAAKHHMPMG; encoded by the coding sequence ATGACTTCCAATCACAATCGCAACCCCGGCGTGCCTCTTGACCTCGACTGGGTGATGGGCGCGCACGTCAACAAGAGCGCGGTGGAGCGGCGTATCGAGACCCTGCAAAAGCGCCGCACCGTAAAGAAGGAATGGCAGGCTGCCTGGCTTCTGCGCGCCGTCACCTGCATCGACCTGACCACCCTCGCCGGAGACGACACGCCCGGGCGCGTTCATCGTCTATGCGCGAAAGCCAGACAACCGATCCGCCCGGATATGCTCGAACGGCTCGGACTGGATGGCGAGCGGGTCACCGTCGGCGCGGTCTGCGTTTACCCGAATCGCGTCCGTGATGCGGTGGAGGCGCTTCAAGGTTCTGATATTCCTGTTGCCTCTGTTGCGACAGGTTTCCCTGCGGGGCAGACTCCTCTGCCGCAGCGGATTCAAGAGATCGAACAGGCTGTGGAGGCGGGCGCTCGGGAAATCGACGTGGTCATTGCCCGCAACCATGTGTTGACCGGCGACTGGAGATCGCTTTACGATGAGCTCAAGCAATTCCGCGAAGCCTGCGGTGATGCGCACATGAAGACGATTTTGGCAACCGGTGATCTGGGAACGTTGAAGCAGGTCTATCAAGCGAGTCTCGTCGCCATGATGGCAGGCTCGGACTTTATCAAGACATCGACGGGCAAGGAATCGGTAAACGCCACGCTGGAAGTCAGTTTGGTGATGACGCGCGCCATCCGCGAATATCTCGACCGCTTCGGCTACAAGATCGGTTTCAAGCCCGCAGGGGGAATCAGTTCCGCCAAGCAAGCGATGGCATGGCAGTCGCTGATGAAGGAAGAACTCGGCGACGAATGGCTGATGCCGAATCTGTTCCGCCTTGGGGCGTCCAGTTTGCTCACCGATCTGGAGCGGCAGTTGTATCACTTCATCACGGGCCACTACGCCGCGAAGCATCACATGCCGATGGGATGA
- a CDS encoding DUF86 domain-containing protein produces the protein MRLEKLYLTDIIEAAQAIERFIMGESYYEFEQNEMMNSAVLQKLTVIGEAASRLPKEFTNRFPEIPWVDIIGFRNIAVHEYFAIRWDIAWVAASEEVPVLKGQIEKILREDFTEE, from the coding sequence ATGCGTCTTGAAAAACTTTACCTGACAGATATCATCGAGGCTGCGCAAGCCATTGAGCGCTTTATCATGGGCGAGAGTTATTACGAGTTCGAGCAAAATGAGATGATGAACAGCGCCGTGCTTCAAAAACTGACCGTTATCGGCGAGGCCGCATCCCGTTTACCAAAGGAATTTACGAACCGCTTTCCCGAAATTCCCTGGGTGGATATTATCGGATTTCGCAATATCGCCGTCCATGAATATTTCGCCATCCGCTGGGATATTGCTTGGGTGGCAGCGTCAGAGGAGGTGCCTGTGTTGAAAGGGCAAATCGAAAAGATTTTGCGGGAAGATTTTACAGAGGAATAG
- a CDS encoding EAL domain-containing protein — MDFEFSFAFQPIVDVGRREISSFEALVRGPNGEPAASVLQQVSDVNYHRFDEICRWKALEMASRLQVPRRLNINISAKGLYLVDLNITATFKASRTSGFPVKNIIFEITESESLTDHHLLFKNLRVLQDFGFKTAIDDFGMGYSGLKLLLEYQPNYIKLDRELVSHIDKNPIKQHVFSGIQRMCQKLSIDIVAEGVERDEEYIWLNNEGVDYFQGYYFARPAFESLPMVAFQA; from the coding sequence ATCGACTTTGAGTTCAGTTTTGCATTCCAGCCCATTGTGGATGTGGGGAGGCGGGAGATTAGTTCGTTCGAGGCCTTGGTCCGCGGACCGAATGGCGAACCGGCGGCTTCCGTGCTCCAACAGGTTTCGGATGTGAATTATCACAGATTTGATGAAATATGCCGCTGGAAGGCGCTCGAAATGGCCAGCCGCCTGCAGGTCCCCAGAAGATTGAACATCAATATTTCGGCAAAGGGCTTATACCTGGTTGACCTGAACATCACCGCGACATTCAAAGCCTCGCGCACGAGCGGTTTTCCGGTAAAAAACATCATTTTTGAGATCACCGAATCCGAGAGCCTGACCGACCATCACCTCCTGTTCAAGAACCTCAGGGTCCTGCAGGATTTTGGATTCAAAACCGCCATCGACGATTTTGGCATGGGATACTCCGGATTGAAATTGCTGTTGGAATACCAGCCGAACTATATCAAATTGGACCGCGAGCTTGTTTCGCACATCGACAAGAATCCCATCAAGCAGCATGTGTTTTCCGGGATCCAACGCATGTGTCAGAAATTATCCATTGACATCGTGGCGGAAGGGGTGGAAAGGGACGAGGAGTATATTTGGCTGAACAATGAAGGGGTCGATTATTTTCAGGGATATTACTTTGCCCGGCCCGCGTTCGAATCCCTGCCGATGGTCGCATTCCAGGCATAA
- a CDS encoding DUF433 domain-containing protein, whose translation MAEQIIVSNPKVMMGQPVVSGTRITVDLILEELSAGESFAQLLKAHPRLTKEGIQAALKFAQEALRADVVYPISESV comes from the coding sequence ATGGCTGAACAAATTATCGTTTCAAACCCAAAAGTGATGATGGGACAGCCCGTCGTTTCAGGGACGCGCATTACAGTTGATCTAATTCTCGAAGAGCTGTCAGCGGGTGAATCATTTGCCCAATTACTAAAAGCCCACCCGCGCTTGACGAAAGAAGGCATTCAAGCCGCATTGAAATTTGCTCAGGAAGCCCTGCGCGCTGACGTGGTTTATCCCATCTCCGAGTCGGTCTGA
- a CDS encoding nucleotidyltransferase family protein, which yields METPNLSRVKVKIPKQELAEFCRRYQVQKLALFGSVLGNNFRADSDVDVLVSFQPNARIGFITFSRMQRELADLFKRPVDLVLMDGLKPVIRDSVLSNIEEVYAS from the coding sequence ATGGAAACACCAAATCTTTCGCGTGTAAAAGTCAAGATCCCCAAGCAGGAACTGGCTGAATTCTGCCGCCGTTATCAGGTGCAGAAATTGGCTTTATTTGGTTCCGTGCTGGGGAATAACTTCCGCGCGGATAGCGATGTGGATGTGCTGGTGTCATTCCAGCCAAACGCGCGGATCGGGTTCATCACTTTTTCTAGAATGCAGCGTGAACTTGCCGATCTATTCAAACGCCCAGTGGATTTAGTTCTGATGGACGGTTTGAAACCCGTCATCCGCGACTCTGTCCTCTCAAACATCGAGGAAGTGTATGCGTCTTGA
- a CDS encoding DUF3159 domain-containing protein, with the protein MGKLQELGEELRAVLSGRGSRLLDSFFPPLAFLLINSLSNVDAALWGALAISGGFAAYRLIRRENLTYALGGLGGTLLAALFVKLSGSGAGFFLPGFFSGAATVILCVVSVAFNRPLVAWTSFIARRWALNWYWHPKVLPAYNEVTILWAVAFAARLTLEFWLYQQDALDALGTVRIFLGWPFIVVLLIVSYIYGLWRLAKLQGPSVEEFKAGKAPPWEGQKRGF; encoded by the coding sequence ATGGGTAAACTTCAGGAACTCGGGGAGGAATTGCGAGCCGTTCTCTCCGGTCGTGGATCAAGGCTGCTCGATTCGTTCTTCCCTCCACTGGCGTTTCTGCTGATCAATTCATTATCCAATGTGGATGCGGCGCTTTGGGGCGCGCTCGCCATCTCAGGCGGATTCGCCGCCTACCGCCTCATCCGCCGCGAGAACTTGACCTATGCTCTCGGAGGCTTGGGTGGAACGCTGTTGGCGGCTCTCTTCGTCAAGTTGAGCGGATCTGGCGCAGGATTCTTTTTGCCCGGCTTTTTCTCAGGCGCTGCGACGGTGATCCTGTGCGTGGTGAGCGTGGCGTTCAACCGGCCATTGGTGGCATGGACGAGTTTCATCGCCAGACGCTGGGCGTTGAATTGGTATTGGCATCCGAAAGTCCTGCCCGCCTACAACGAAGTGACCATTCTCTGGGCAGTAGCTTTCGCCGCGCGCCTGACCCTTGAATTTTGGCTCTATCAACAGGATGCGCTGGACGCGCTCGGCACGGTGCGAATCTTTTTAGGCTGGCCCTTCATCGTTGTATTGCTGATCGTCAGTTACATTTACGGGCTTTGGCGGCTCGCCAAATTACAAGGACCCAGTGTGGAAGAATTCAAGGCAGGCAAAGCCCCGCCCTGGGAAGGACAAAAGCGCGGGTTCTAA
- a CDS encoding NACHT domain-containing protein, whose protein sequence is MGRLTTGLADVIENILSLPGNRKDYLTRTVQRDRFFDVKGLTAQGDYYLELDRVYVELDLTEKESETESLERSVWDFLFPHTESGKRLVLIGSPGSGKTTLLKHLSLILSKHGSYRGYKKLPILFLIREHAAAICENTNLLLSDVVAIQVQGLNVKTPPQWFQNQLDRGTCIVLMDGLDEIADNDKRLTIVEWVQKQLNNFPKSDFIVTSRPHGYDNNPLVDVQVLRIKPFSQSKRDSFITNWYLANELKKSQVDDDGVRREAKKGAEDLIRRIQLRPDLAQLAVNPLLLTMIATVHSFKEVLPGRRVELYRDIFDVFLERRRKVIWLDDPLSTPQKLQVLKVLAYFMMTNRLRTIPEQDALKVIQSELLSVVDKMVSAKLSADGFLERIKNQSGLLLEAEKDEYAFAHLTFQEFLAASYILDDKTRELEKKLISSVDDGWWAETTRLYAAQTDATPVLEACLKNTPPKITSLSLAIDCLVEALKIQPIVRDKLQRVIDIEAESIDPQRRALIAEASLFSRLRWMNPIDEDTLVDPSLIKNIEYQLFIDEKRGEKQYYYPDHWVTDKFPEGHSFMPVLGIRVSDAVEFCKWLTSRDIWQARYRLLYESEAPSVLEEDALYWIMLNDNSFALAPLVKRREEGEVEHSPRHITQIRRDKIVQVLEGDLDRLERLRKASLERSKTQPKIDELLKSPYIPQSVGYGEKKLGASVRDYDFEKRSLQNFQDQIMLKQFELFSVELDLELLPILDLSFFMFLENKENKVKYTNWILTITAQKYFFSTELDLSQRCAAMLRALDDIEKQINIENFLKTIFSQMRRSLNLLIKREWNMFPFSREENSRDYLSDRANCYDYVRWFSRVVVVNLISLLLSSSRLSFATTQKFIQVAMNLLVDMMFLEERINGLQNPYEGLRIVKTVKRLGSGSE, encoded by the coding sequence TTGGGCAGATTGACAACCGGACTTGCTGATGTTATTGAAAATATATTGTCTTTACCTGGAAATAGGAAAGATTATTTAACTAGGACGGTACAACGGGATCGTTTCTTCGATGTAAAGGGATTAACCGCCCAAGGGGATTATTATTTAGAATTAGACAGGGTTTATGTAGAATTAGATTTAACAGAAAAAGAAAGCGAAACAGAATCATTAGAAAGGAGTGTGTGGGATTTTCTATTCCCCCATACTGAAAGTGGGAAAAGGCTAGTCCTTATTGGATCTCCGGGTAGCGGAAAAACTACATTATTGAAGCATCTTTCTTTAATATTATCTAAACACGGTTCATACCGCGGGTATAAAAAACTTCCCATATTGTTTCTGATAAGGGAACATGCAGCAGCGATTTGTGAGAATACTAATCTATTGCTTAGTGACGTTGTGGCAATACAAGTTCAGGGCTTAAATGTTAAAACACCTCCTCAATGGTTTCAAAATCAATTAGATCGAGGAACTTGTATTGTATTAATGGATGGGCTAGATGAAATCGCCGATAATGATAAACGATTAACAATCGTTGAATGGGTTCAGAAACAATTGAATAATTTTCCTAAAAGCGATTTTATCGTGACTTCGAGACCACATGGTTATGACAACAACCCATTAGTCGATGTTCAAGTATTGAGAATCAAACCATTTTCCCAGTCTAAGAGAGACTCTTTTATTACAAATTGGTATCTTGCCAATGAGTTGAAGAAGAGCCAAGTTGATGATGATGGTGTCCGTCGCGAAGCGAAGAAGGGAGCGGAAGACTTAATAAGGAGAATTCAACTGCGACCAGACTTAGCTCAATTGGCGGTAAATCCATTGTTGTTGACTATGATTGCGACGGTTCATAGTTTTAAAGAGGTGCTCCCTGGTAGGCGCGTGGAATTGTACAGAGATATTTTCGACGTTTTTCTGGAGAGGCGGAGAAAGGTGATTTGGCTTGATGATCCATTAAGTACTCCGCAGAAATTACAAGTACTTAAAGTACTCGCATATTTTATGATGACTAATCGTTTACGGACAATTCCGGAGCAGGACGCACTTAAAGTCATTCAATCGGAGTTGTTGTCGGTTGTCGATAAAATGGTCAGTGCTAAACTAAGTGCAGATGGTTTTTTAGAGAGAATAAAAAATCAAAGTGGATTGCTGTTGGAAGCAGAGAAGGATGAATATGCTTTTGCCCATCTAACCTTCCAAGAATTTCTTGCAGCATCATATATTTTGGATGATAAAACCCGAGAGTTGGAAAAAAAGTTAATAAGTTCAGTGGATGATGGATGGTGGGCTGAGACAACAAGGCTATATGCTGCTCAAACAGATGCCACCCCAGTTCTAGAAGCTTGTCTTAAAAACACTCCTCCAAAAATTACATCTTTAAGTTTGGCAATAGATTGTTTGGTAGAGGCTCTGAAAATTCAACCGATAGTTCGGGATAAATTACAAAGAGTTATCGATATTGAGGCCGAGTCTATTGATCCCCAACGCAGAGCGCTAATCGCTGAGGCTTCATTATTTTCTCGCTTGCGCTGGATGAATCCTATTGATGAGGATACCTTGGTTGATCCCTCATTAATAAAGAATATTGAATACCAGCTTTTCATTGATGAAAAACGGGGAGAAAAACAGTATTATTATCCTGACCATTGGGTAACAGATAAATTTCCCGAGGGTCATAGTTTTATGCCTGTACTCGGCATACGTGTGTCGGATGCAGTTGAGTTTTGTAAATGGTTGACATCACGGGACATTTGGCAGGCGAGGTACCGACTTCTATATGAGTCGGAAGCACCATCTGTTTTAGAAGAGGATGCTCTTTATTGGATAATGCTAAACGATAATTCTTTTGCTTTAGCTCCGCTTGTAAAGAGAAGAGAAGAGGGAGAAGTTGAACATTCGCCTCGTCATATCACCCAGATTCGTCGTGATAAGATTGTCCAAGTTCTTGAAGGAGATCTGGATCGTTTGGAAAGATTGAGAAAAGCCAGTTTGGAAAGATCCAAAACGCAACCAAAAATAGATGAACTATTGAAATCACCATATATTCCTCAGTCTGTTGGGTATGGCGAAAAAAAACTAGGCGCAAGCGTACGTGATTATGATTTTGAGAAAAGATCACTTCAAAATTTCCAAGATCAGATTATGTTAAAGCAGTTCGAATTGTTTAGCGTTGAACTTGATCTAGAGTTACTTCCCATTCTCGATTTATCATTTTTTATGTTTTTGGAAAATAAAGAGAACAAGGTGAAATATACTAACTGGATATTAACGATAACTGCGCAGAAATATTTCTTTTCTACTGAATTGGATTTGTCACAAAGATGTGCGGCGATGTTACGTGCTTTAGACGACATCGAAAAGCAGATAAATATCGAAAACTTTCTAAAAACTATTTTTTCTCAAATGAGGCGTTCGCTGAACTTATTAATCAAGCGGGAATGGAACATGTTTCCATTTTCTCGAGAGGAAAATAGTAGAGATTACTTAAGCGATCGAGCGAATTGTTATGATTATGTTAGGTGGTTTAGCAGGGTTGTTGTTGTTAATCTCATTAGCTTATTGTTATCATCATCACGACTGAGTTTTGCAACAACCCAAAAATTTATACAAGTGGCTATGAATTTACTAGTGGACATGATGTTCCTTGAGGAGAGAATAAATGGGTTGCAAAATCCCTACGAAGGCTTGCGAATTGTCAAGACAGTTAAGAGACTTGGTAGTGGCTCAGAATAA
- a CDS encoding DUF5615 family PIN-like protein, with product MKILADESVAHEIVLRLRSDGHDVGYVAEMSPGIMDEEILVLASDENTLLLTADKDFGELIFRQGYVKRGIVLYRLAGLSSQEKAEIVSSAIAKHADELLSAFSVITEKAVRIRRV from the coding sequence ATGAAAATACTCGCCGATGAAAGTGTGGCTCACGAAATTGTCCTGCGCTTGAGGAGTGACGGGCATGATGTCGGCTATGTCGCGGAGATGTCCCCAGGCATAATGGACGAGGAAATTCTTGTTTTGGCGAGCGACGAAAACACTTTGCTCTTGACCGCCGATAAAGATTTCGGCGAGTTGATTTTCCGCCAGGGATACGTCAAACGCGGGATAGTCTTGTATCGCCTCGCGGGACTTTCGTCGCAGGAAAAGGCGGAGATTGTTTCTTCTGCGATTGCCAAACATGCAGATGAATTGCTTTCGGCTTTCAGCGTGATTACCGAAAAAGCAGTTCGTATTCGGAGAGTTTGA